The following is a genomic window from Clostridium fungisolvens.
AACATTAAATGTTGTCTGCTACTCCCTTATGCCTGAAAGTATTCTCAACGAAAACAATTATATTTAATTATTGTCGTAATGTCAACACGATTTGTAGTTTTTTTTGTTTTTTTGTCAAATAAAAGCCGTGGTAATTTATAGCAACCTCTAAAACTAGTCTAAATCAGTCTTTATCCAGCTCATCATGCCTCTTAATTCTTTTCCAACCTTTTCAATTGGGTGCTCTTTTTCCATTCTTCTCTTAGCGTTAAAGTAAGGTCTATTTACTGCATTTTCAACTAACCAGTTTCTTGCGAAAGTTCCATCTTGGATATCTTTAAGTACATCTCTCATAGCTTTTCTCGTATCTTCAGTAACTATCTTAGTTCCAGTTACGTAGTCACCATACTCAGCAGTATCACTTATTGAATATCTCATAGTGCTCATTCCACCTTGATACATTAAATCAACAATTAGCTTCATTTCATGTAGACATTCAAAGTAAGCATTTTCTGGAGAATAACCAGCTTCAACTAAAGTATCGAATCCAGCCTTTATAAGCTCAGTAACACCTCCGCAAAGTACAGCCTGCTCTCCAAATAAATCTGTTTCTGTTTCATCCTTAAAAGTAGTTTCAAGAACACCAGCTCTTGCTCCCCCTATACCTATAGTGTAAGCTAAAGCATAATCCTTTGCTTTTCCTGAATAATCTTGTTGTACAGCTATAAGACATGGAACACCAGAACCTTCAGTATAAGTTCTTCTTACCATGTGTCCTGGGCCTTTAGGAGCTACCATGAATACATCAACGAATGCAGGAGGAACAATTTGTCCATAGTGAATATTGAATCCATGTGCAAACACTAATGCCTTACCTTCAGTTAAAGCTGGTTCTATTTCTTCCTTATATAGTTTTGCTTGTTTTTCATCAGGAACTAATATCATAATTATATCGCAGTTTTCTGTAGCTTCTTTTACAGTAGCAACTTTAAGCCCTGCAGCTTGAGCCTTTTCAAAGGACTTACTTCCATTATATAATCCTACAGTAACATCTACTCCACTTTCATGTAAGTTAAGAGCATGAGCATGTCCTTGACTTCCATATCCAATTACAGCAACCTTTTTGTTTTCTAATAAACTTAAATCCCCATCTTTTTCATAATACATCTTTACCATTCTATTCCCCATCCTTTTCTATTTTTTCTATCATTTTATTTACTGCATTTATTAATGCATTTATGCTAGCTTCAATAATATCGCCTGAGAGAGCCTTTCCTACAAATATATTACTTGCCTCTTCAATCTTTACAGTAACTTCTCCCAGTGCATCTTCACCATCACTAACTGATTGTATAGTGTAGTCTTTAAGCTTTATTGGTATATTAATAGCCCTTTCAACTGCTTTAAATGCTGAAGCGACAGTACCATCCCCCACTGAACTTTCTCTTAAAATTTCCCCATTAAACTCAATTTCCACAGTAGTTGTCGGTATACTTCTATTACCTCCAAGCGTCTGAAAAGAAACTAACTTATAGGTTTCTTCAGCTATATTGGCATTATTATTTATAATCGCCTCTATATCCTTCCAAGTAATATTCTTCTTTCTATCAGTAAGCTTTTTAAACTTGTCAAATGCATCATTTATAGTCTCTTCATCCATCTCAATACCATTTTCCTTTAAATAGCTTGAAAAAGCATGTCTACCTGAATGTTTGCCAAGAACTATATTATTATTTTGAACCTTCCCTATGGATTCAGGAGTGATTATCTCATAGGTTGACTTTTCTTTTAAAACTCCATCTTGATGTATTCCAGACTCATGAGCAAAAGCATTTTCTCCTACAATAGCCTTGTTAGGCTGAACCACAATTCCAGTTAAAGAAGAAACAAGTTTACTGCTTCTCCATATCCCATTTATCTTTATTCCAGTCTCCATATCTAAGTAACTTTTTCTTGTTTCAATAGCCATAACTATTTCTTCAAGTGAAGCATTCCCTGCTCTTTCTCCAAGCCCATTTATGGCACATTCCACTTGAGTTGCGCCATTCATGATACCACTTAAGGAGTTAGCTACAGCCATTCCTAGATCATCATGACAATGAACTGATACATCTATATTTTCTATTCCTTTAACATTATCAACTATATGCTTAATAAAACTACCATAGTCATTTGGTAATGCATACCCAACAGTATCGGGTATATTTATAACCTTAGCTCCTGCCTTTATGACTTCAGTAAAAAGCCTAATTAGATATTCAGGATTGCTTCTATAAGCATCCTCAGCAGAAAACTCAACATCAGAACATAAGCTTGAAGCATACTTAACCATATCCACAGCTCTTTCTAGAACTTGATCTTCAGTCATATTAAGCTTATATTTTAGGTGAATTGGCGAAGTCGCAATAAAAGTGTGTATTCTTGGACTTTCAGCATCCCTTATTGCCTCATAAGCTCTATCAATATCCCCTTTAGTTGCCCTCGCAAGAGCTGCCACTGTTGAGGTTTTTATAGTTTTAGCTATAGAAGCAACACTTTCAAAATCCCCAATGGAGGCTGTAGGAAATCCAGCTTCTATTACATCAACACCTAGAGCTTCTAGATTTTTTGCTATGATTAGTTTTTCTTTTAGATTTAAGTTTACCCCTGGCGTTTGCTCCCCATCTCTTAGAGTAGTATCAAAAATCTTGATTCTCTTCAATATTCCACCCCCTATTTTATTATCTGTTAGCTTGATTGCTATCTGTGTTCCTACGCTTCAGATATTATGTCATCTATAGGTGCTCCAGGAGCAACCATAGGAAATACCTTTTTATCTATATTTATAACGTAATCTATAACTACAGGTACTTCTGAGTTAAAGGACTTGTCTAACACTTCATTAAGCTGTGAAGGTTCGGTTACTCTGAAACCTTTTGCTCCATAAGCTTCTGCAAGCTTAACATAGTCTGTTCCTCTGTTAAGTGTGGTATAAGAGTATCTGCTTTCATAGAAGAAGTTTTGCCACTGTCTAACCATTCCAAGACAGCCATTATTTAATATGATTATTATCACTGGCAC
Proteins encoded in this region:
- the ilvC gene encoding ketol-acid reductoisomerase gives rise to the protein MVKMYYEKDGDLSLLENKKVAVIGYGSQGHAHALNLHESGVDVTVGLYNGSKSFEKAQAAGLKVATVKEATENCDIIMILVPDEKQAKLYKEEIEPALTEGKALVFAHGFNIHYGQIVPPAFVDVFMVAPKGPGHMVRRTYTEGSGVPCLIAVQQDYSGKAKDYALAYTIGIGGARAGVLETTFKDETETDLFGEQAVLCGGVTELIKAGFDTLVEAGYSPENAYFECLHEMKLIVDLMYQGGMSTMRYSISDTAEYGDYVTGTKIVTEDTRKAMRDVLKDIQDGTFARNWLVENAVNRPYFNAKRRMEKEHPIEKVGKELRGMMSWIKTDLD
- a CDS encoding 2-isopropylmalate synthase — encoded protein: MLKRIKIFDTTLRDGEQTPGVNLNLKEKLIIAKNLEALGVDVIEAGFPTASIGDFESVASIAKTIKTSTVAALARATKGDIDRAYEAIRDAESPRIHTFIATSPIHLKYKLNMTEDQVLERAVDMVKYASSLCSDVEFSAEDAYRSNPEYLIRLFTEVIKAGAKVINIPDTVGYALPNDYGSFIKHIVDNVKGIENIDVSVHCHDDLGMAVANSLSGIMNGATQVECAINGLGERAGNASLEEIVMAIETRKSYLDMETGIKINGIWRSSKLVSSLTGIVVQPNKAIVGENAFAHESGIHQDGVLKEKSTYEIITPESIGKVQNNNIVLGKHSGRHAFSSYLKENGIEMDEETINDAFDKFKKLTDRKKNITWKDIEAIINNNANIAEETYKLVSFQTLGGNRSIPTTTVEIEFNGEILRESSVGDGTVASAFKAVERAINIPIKLKDYTIQSVSDGEDALGEVTVKIEEASNIFVGKALSGDIIEASINALINAVNKMIEKIEKDGE